Genomic segment of Eupeodes corollae chromosome 2, idEupCoro1.1, whole genome shotgun sequence:
GTCAAGGAATTTCCTACCATCTAAATCTAATTGTGTCTTATAAACCTgtccaaaaataaaaccttatatttgtttaagtttcaagtatacatttatttttaaactttacctACGTTTATAAAAACGTAGATGAACACTTTCATTACCAAGAGTAAATCCTCTGCATCAATGATCAAATATTTATTGTAAGTCTAAGTACTAAGtaatttatagaattttattaGATGCATACGAGTGATGTAAAGTTTATTCGAAATACACCGCTAATGACGTTAAAAAAGTATGGAGTATGGAGTATGATATCGGTTAAGAAAAACTCTTATAAATGTAGGTTTgcattttaagaacaatataCACTCTGCTTTAAGTGAATAGGCACATACATATTTAAGTTATGTGGTCCattattagtattagtattagtatttaTTAATCATGATTAGCTAATATTGTAAgaacataaattcttatttataatatagcTTTAAAGTTTACAGCAGCTACGGCTGCAgtaaatataagttaaaatattaaaacatcgaattacaaaaagaaagaaaaagaataataataacaaaaatattaattagaataggtacttatacaattttataagaagatgaatttataaaatgtattattaattgttttaattgtaattaattccTAAGGTAcagtttaaattcattttttaatttttttgcgcAATTTAAACCTCTTATTTCACGTGGTAACGAATTCCACTTTGTGAGGAGTTTACAAAAAACTGGCGTTCAGATGTCGCACAACAAAAACGCGGGACCAAAACTTGAGCGGAACGATTTGAGTTTAGGAATCTTATCTCATTCTAAAGGTATTCAGGGTGTCGGGTTTGAAGAATATCAGAGAAAAAAGTTATATGTAGTTcgatatttgagaaaattttaaaatgtcattccGAGAAATTGAATCACGTAATTGGATATTCGATCAAAACTTCTAAGTCCATAAACATAACGAACAGCACAGTTAGGCCGCGTTTCCACTTGCAAGTCAACTTGCGGAAGCCTTGCAGAAGTTTCTTGCAGTCGCGTTTACATTGTCATGTGAATTCTTGCAATTTCTTCTGCAAGAAATGTCTTGCAAGAAGCTCGCGCAACATACTGTCGCAATTTATTGCAGATGTATTTACACCAGGAGAGCAATTAATGTCGCAAGAAATCTGGTTGTATACTTAAAATTGTGAAGTCATGGCGAGAAAACGTCAAAGATTAGCAGCTGCgatgataattttattattaaaaaagaaaaaaagatcaacttgGGTTCGAGATTGGATTTTAAAAAGACGGGAAACTGGTGCCttctataatttattaaatgaattgaatatAGAAGATGTTCAGCAATACTTCAATTTCACTCGGATGAATGTTTGAATGTTTGAATGTCTGAATGGTTGCATATAGCAGAAATATATAtcgaaaaatggaattttcctAATTGCGTTATATCATTGGACGGCAAACACGTGGTTTTTAAGACTCCAGAACACAGTGGAAGCTTCTACTTTAATTATAAAGGATCTCATAGTATTGTATTAATGATAGTGGCAGACCCATGCTATAAAATTACTTATATGAATGTGGGATGTAATGGAAGTGTTTCTGAGGTGGCGTTTTTTTCCATACACCATTATTTTCAGCATTGGAAAATCACACATTAAACATCCCTAGACCAACTAAACCACTAGGAAGCTCATTAGCGCTTCCGTTTGTAATTTTCGTCCCGGTTATTCCATAAACATGGATTACACTCGTAAACTTCAATTAAACGCATAACTTCTTCGCGAGGCCATTCACGACCttttattttactcattttGTATGTGTAAAGCAAAGACGTCAACCAGCTACTTGCGCGAGATATACGAAACTGTTTCGATAAGCTGCAAGAACTGTCGCGAGTCGATACAAATGTGTTTAAACTAGCAATTAATTGCACTTGCAAATACTCGCAAGAAGTTATGAAAGTACTGTCGCGATAGAAATTGCTTGGTAGTTTCCACTTGCAATTCACTGTCGGACAGACTATCggacatttattgcagaagtTTTCTTGCAAATGGAAACGCGGCCTTAAAGACGACACTTTTGCTTTCGAAGTCAAGTTTGCAGAAAATTTCGCAACCGTAAGTTAATAAAGGCAGAAACaacgtattttattaaaaagaactctgatttttattggaattaaatattGAGATGGTCAAAGAATACGAAGGACACTATAATACTTACCCACAGTTCTATTGATATGGTCCTTCCAAGTCAGGGTCTTATTGAACAAAACACCGAGGTTTATAGGTTTGTCGACATACATGATGGCACTTTCTTTGAGAGCAACTTGAGGAAAACATGACACATCAATCTTATTCCTAGCGATGACGATGtatttcgattttatcgggTTAAGCAGCaagcaattttttattgacCATTGATCGATTCTTCTTAAATCTGATATCCTCAGAAACACTTAACAAGGCAGTCAAGCAGCTATTTTTCATTCGAAAGCCGGATTGTCTTGAGGTCAATAAGTCAAACCGAGTTAGAAACTCGTTTATTTGCCTTTGAAGTATTCTCTCAAAAACTTTCGACAAGAAAGGCAATATAGATATAGGTCTAAACTCATatcctttggaattttttggtataGGAATAACCTTTGCCTTTTTCCATAGAGAAGGAAATTCACGTGTTCTTAAAATGGAGTTAAAAATGAGTGTGATGAATGGTACTCGTAGCAAGGTAGggagaacaatttttaagaacttaggGTGCATCATATCGAGTCCTACAGCGTTAGATTTTATCGATAGAAGGGTATTATTTGAATACCTTGTGcgttattttttatcatttgatGATTCTATCAAGGCCAGTTTCTAGATAAAGTGCGTAATTAAACGTTTTAGGTGGTAAAATAAAcgattttgtttcaataaaattcccttgaaatttttcaatatccTCATATTCGTCAATTCCTCACATATGAGAAGCCTAACACAGAGTAGATTTTACGACAGtaaagtacaaatattttatttttcggtgAAAGTTTgaaactttcatttaaaaatacgttCCTCCAAATGACATTTATCAGACCTTGtgcactttttgatttttctgaaagCTGTACAGTCAGTCACAAAAGACAACATATAGGTAGCTATGAAAAATGGTATACCAATGGTTTTTGCCAAAATTCAATCATATTTGTTTGACTAAATAATGgaatattatataaaagatATGAATTGATACACTAAcggtatttttttcataatattccaAAGAGATCAGAAAGCGGTTAAAATTGTAAGTCACGAAAGTGTACATCTAAtctatgttttaattaaaatatttgatttcatCACCATTGGTGATCATCTTTCATAATCTTGTTTATTTcgtgttttatttgaataatattgttgaaaatggaaaaaaggagTGAGAcctcaattgaaataaaaaatgtaattataaagCATAGAAAGGAAGGAAAAAGTTATGAAGCTATTGCAAAAATCGCGGGTAAAAGTTCCTCAACTgtacaaacaataataaaaaattataatgaaaggGGACATGTAGCAAATACAAATAAGCCCCGTTCTGGTCGTCCGAAAAAATTAAGTACTCGCGATATCCGAAGCATTATTCGAAAAGTTAACCACAATCCTCAAATAAGCGCACCTACATTGGTGCAAGAAATTGCAAATACGTCGGGAAAAGAAGTCCACCCAGAAGCCGTGCGAAGAGTTTTAAGATGTGAAGGGTTTAATGGAAGAGTGCCAAGAAAGAAACAATTAATCAGCAACACTAATCGATAAAAACGCCTAGAGTTCGCGAACAGGAACATTTCGGAGGACCACGGGTACTTTTGACTGATGAAagtaaattcaacatttttgaatccGATGGCAGGGGAAAAATATGGCGGAAAGTGAAAAAAGCCATGGATATGAAAAGGAGGACATGTGATGGTTAGGGGGGCTGTAGCAGCCTCTGGTGTAGGGAGGCTAGTTTTTATTCATGGGACTATGGATCGCTTTCAATATCTGGACATTTTGCGTAATAATTTGATCGCCTCTGCTGAAGCACTAGGACAGATCAAAATTCACTGAGAAAGGCTCTTGCGAATGCTTGTTATACATACATTTCACTTTGAAGCCATGGAATTGTAATTCTTTGGCCATCTAGCTGGTTGGAATTATTAACCACTGTAAGTATAAAGAGCAGTGAATTCCAATCGACAGAGAGTATACTCGAACCTTTAGCGAAAATCAATATTCCCTTTACCAATGGCTAGCTGGTTacgagaataaaaagaaattgttttgttggCCTTGTTTGCTTTTTTCTAATATCTGTTCCCCCTGGAGTTTTTCGGGTGTGGAAAATCTTAACACCCTAACTACACTTCAAAGAAAACACAAGCTAAGTGCCTCCCATTTGCAATGTGTAATTAAACTAACTACCTTTGGTCAGACTAGGATAGATGAAGCTTTAAGTTCCCAGTTAAAAGATGCTAATACGAAACATAACATTttggtgaaaaaaaaatcgtgagGTGTTGAAACGTCTAATAGATGTAACATGCTTTCTTGCAAACCAGGAGTTGTCATTTAGAGGCCACAATGAATCAAGTTCATCTTTAAACCGAGGCAACTATATTGAACTActtaatttactaaaaatatatgATCCAATTCTATCTCAACACCTTGAAACATCAACAGTTTTTAAAGGAACCTCAATGGCTatccaaaatgatttaatcaaaGCTGTTGCTGACCTTTTACGCGATCAAATGTCCGATAGAGTCAAACAGTCAGAGTTTGTTGCAATTATGCTTGATGAGACTTctgacattcaattaaagtccCAATTATCCATTGTTTTCCgatattacttaaataaaaaaattcaagaaacatTTGTTGGATTTATCGATGTAAGCTCAGGGCGGACTGCAgaggatttatttaaaatagtcaAGACTctcttgaaaaaatatgaaattcaagATAAACTTGTTGCACAGACTTACGACGGAGCTTCCGTTATGAGTGGTCATTTGAATGGACTTCAAGTGAAGGTGAAGACTATTTGTCCGAAAGCAACATTTGTTCATTGTTACGCCCacgttttaaatttagttcTGTCTCAAGGATTAAGTAATATAAGAGAGTGTAGGATATTTTTTAGCACTCTGAATGGCATTGCAACGTTTGCATGACATTCAAGCAAAAGAACGTATGCTTTAAAAGAagtgttaaaagaaaaattccagGGTTAGCCACAACAAGATGGAGCTTTAGTTCTCGACTTGTAAATATAGTCCACTCCTACAAAGAAAAcgttcaacaatattttgcaggcATCCAAGAAAATGTGACAAATATATGGGACAGTAATGATCGAATGGCTGCAACGGgttattctaaatttttaaaaacctttaataCAGTCTTTCTGTTGaatgtgttttcaaaactttttgcacATTCAGATGTACTGTTTAATACCTTACAAAACCCAAACATAGACATTGTGTTTTGTACGAACCAAATTcagaaaatgaaacaatttcTTGAAGTGCAAAGGAACGAAGGGTTCGAAGATATTTGGCAAGCAACGTTGCTCACTGTCCCagaagatgaaaaaagaaaatcaagaaaTGATAACATGCTCtcgagtaaaataaaatatacaaagttgttttttgaaataatagatAACTTACTTATGCAAATATTAGAAAGATTTTCATCATTGGAAAATCTGAAGTATTTTGATTTACTTaatggaaataaattaagtaattattacaacaaaactaattttccGGAACCATTAATCCgcaatttaatagaaaactatcCAGATATATTTGAGTTCACGGTATTAAAAAACGAATTAACtgtgttttatgaaaatattcaatGTGTACAGCCAATGACCACCTCAACTGGATCATCAAAGATGATAACACCACTAGATGTCTTGCTCTGGATAGAAGAAAATGTAGCTCACAGTTTTGAGCAAGTTTACAGGCTTTCAAAACTAATCTGCACCATACCAGCTTCAACGGCTTCTGTGGAGCGTTCCTTTTCAgctttgaaaagaataaaaacgtATCTTCGAAATACGCAAAGACAAGAACGTTTAGTAAATTTAGCACTTATCTCTATTGAGAAAGACATTTTAAGAGAACTCAAAGAAAACGTAAATTTTTATGATAAAGTCAtagacaattttataaaatttgaaaggagaattgattttatttaccgctgagcaaatttttactttttttttaaatgtaagattttatatttcgtacggagtttatttttgtgttattatcttttgtttgtgttgctcgttattatttttttatttatttaaggattTATTGAACTatcgttttgaataaaatgaattattatttttgaaaaagtattttgattttctaaaagaCCAGTAGCTAACCCTAAAATTATGACCAGGAATCGCCACTGATCAAAAGATGCCttggaatcaaaaaaaaatcatgcacTTTTTGTTTCTGGCTTGAAAAGCTTTTACCTTTCATAATGTTCTCCGTGTGGACAGATGCGTTGCGTTCTTAGTCTGCTGAAAAGtccagtttatttttttgtttcaaacaatGAACAGCATCCTAAATAAATTTCTTGTGAGCTTATTCAATTGAAGCGGAGTGTAAAAGGGGATAagatatagaaatagaaatatatatgtatatagaaacTTGTTTGCAGGTAGATAGTATCACAAAATAATGAAGATACATTTGAAATGGTACAGAATATAAAATGCTGTTGCAAATGCAACTTTTGGCCAGTTGCTAAGAGTGAGTGCATCGAGACTAGACTATGGGTTAATCTAAAAAACTTCAATGAACTGactaaaatagaagaaaaataataaacaaataatttataattaaaaatcttaaataatgggtaaatacattttatttatcttaaagttttagaaaacatttttttaagaatcaaaagtgatacaaaaatattgccttACAATGATTGATCAAGAAAAATTGCTGTTTTTATTGGAAAAGTTTATGTTTTGTGATTTTATCCctcaaaagttataaaatagATTTGTTCATTGCTTTCTTTTGCAAATATATCTACAAAATGTTTAActgcttaaaaatttaaatttacaatcaTCATAAAGTgacaataaaaacttttgaaacaaaatgttgtcTTTCTTTAACAACACTAGTGAtaaggaaaaactaaaaatacaagTGCTTTTCCATTGACATTCCttgactttataaataaaattaatagtttATGTAGTGCCTAGGGCACATGTTTTGTTTAAGCTAAGCTTCAAAAATGAAGTgctaaattataatttaaaataaatagacaCTAAACTCTCATTTTAATAAGTCAAtgctttatttaagtttttgtttttactaaattaattaagttaaaataattaatttctttaaatcttatttttaagaatataatttACTTCGAAGACGAGCAACTTCACCAAGGGTGTTTCTGAAATGGATTCGAAATTCTACTAAGAAACTGTTTTCAAATATGGCCATCTTACGTTTAGAAGTTGGATactgtcaaaatttatattaattcttttagattattttaaacaaaaatgattttattaataaataataaaacatacaacTTGTGTTGTCCTTTCATGAAGGTCTCTTTTTCCAAGTCTATTTCtgcattcaatatttttttctgatcaGACTTATTTATGatactaaaaagaaaaacaaacaagattAAATATTAAGCAAGTAGCAAAGATACTTTAAAAATTCGGTATGTACCTTAATTTTTGAATCATCCTcaggattttaaattaaacctcTCTCAACACATTTTAATTCAtccacaaactaaaaagtttttcttaacaatttgttcttatcgtttttttttcagtactAACAATTCAAAATGGACAGAAGCCGGAAAAAGGAGTGATACCTTTTTCAGAAGCCTTAGAAAAAACAAGTAAGTTTTATAAACTTACGACAATTCTGCAacacaaattgtattttaaattttgtttctgtagAGTTtggaaaattcaattatttcctGATAATCATTGCTGGTTTAGTCCTGGCCAATGTTCTTCTCGAAACAGCATCAATTGGATTTATCCTGCCCATTTCACAATGTGATcttaaattaacaaaccaagATAAAGGAATTCTAAGTGCTATCGGATTTGCTGGAATTATCTTAAGTTCACATCTATGGGGTTTCTTGGCCGATACCAAGGGTAGGAGAAAGGTTATCCTGCCAACTTTATTAATGGCTTTTGTATTCACTGTGCTCTCATCCTTCTCGCATACATTTTGGGTTTTGGTGCTTTTGAGGCTTGTCAATGGATTCTTGTAAATATCTTAATAATCTCACCTAAAATGTTATATATGTTCTATTTTAGTGTTTCCGGAGGATCAGCAACTATATACGCGTATTTGGGAGAGTTCCATACTGATCGTTCCAGAGCCCGTGCCATGATGGGATCTTCGTTTATATTTGCTCTTGGCGCAATGATTCTCCCCCTGATTGCATGGCTTATAATCAACCAAAGCTGGACATTGCCAATATCATTTCTGGGAATAACCTACAAGCCATGGCGTTTTTTCATGATCGTTTGTGGTATACCTGGATTTTTGTGtggattatttttaattttcttgccAGAGAGTCCAAAGTTTTTGCTATCTGTGGGTAAAGACAAGGAAGCAATTGATGTTTTGAAGAGAATGTACCGATGGAATGTGGGAGATGATACGGAATTTGAGGTAAACAACATATCCTTAACCTATCCCTTTACTCtataaatggaaaacaaaattctctggttttattattattttctccaTCAGCTAAATGGACTTATTCCAGAAAAAGACACAACCATACGTAAAGATGAAGCAACTGATAAACAATCAAATATTGTAACtgcttttttgaaaacaatgtggGCTCAAACAGTGCctctatttgaaaaaaaatactgccGTATAACTGTGATAATTTGTACTATTCAATTTTGGATGTACGTGACTACAAATGGAATGTATATGTGGTTTCCGCACATAGCAAACAGTATGGTTGAGTTTATGAAAGAACATCCTGGCAATAGGACTCTTATCTGTGAAGTTGTCTATGCCAAACATGCTTCAATTTATAAAGAAGATGGGGTGAGTTTTTTGTTGTATCTCTTGAAATTATTGTACgaaggatatttttgttttagactATTAATTGCCAAAGCAGCCTGGAGGATAACACCTTTATGTATTCGTTGGTTATGGAGATTCTCTATGCCACAGGATTTGCTGTGATTGGAGTGATAATCAACAAAGTTGGAAAGATTCCTATTCTTTGTAAGTATGATTGCTAAGCTTTATTAGAACTGTCAGCTTTATAGgcatcttttttctttaattcgaTTTCAGTTGTTGTGTTGGTGTTCTTTGCATCGTGTGGAATTGCATCAATTCATGTGGATAATCCTTCCATTTCAGTTTATCTTTATGTGCTATTGTTTTTAGCAGGAGTTGGAATAAATGTGTTGGGTGCTGCCACCGTTGAACTGTATCCAACTCATTTGAGgtgtgttttttaaatcattaataatttttttacttacgttaagtttgatttttttattagatCCATGgcaatttgtatttcattgatGTTTGGTCGTCTAGGAAGTGTTGTGGGGGCAAATATCGTAGGTCTTTTGCTTGCTAAAAATTGCGAATCAACATTTTATATATCTACAACGGCTCTGATACTTTGTGGTTTCTTGGCATTCCTAATACCAAAagagcaaaaacaaaaaggagatGAAGAAGCTGGTCTTGAAGATTAAGGCCATTATAGACTGATTTAAGAAtaagctaaaaaataattttaagtattttagtaaataaaaacaatttacaaaaaaaacggacaacttgaaatttcttgaaaaaaatgttttcagttttatttcccaaaaaagaattaaataagaagaaatttaaataaatacaaaacaaccaACTTATGAAGAGAGAGACAGAGAGTCAGAGAGAGAGAAAGGAAAGTGAGATAGACAGGTagataaataaatcaacaaaataccTTATTTTTAGGAATTTGAATTGGAACTTTTAGCTTTTGCTAGAACAAAACGTTATCAACGAAACAGGTATTATAGTTTAATGTATAACAGAAACACTATAGGTATATAAAAAGTAAGTATTAGCTTCAGCATGTTGAAAACCAAAGTTATCTTGAAGATGGTTCCGTTTTAATTTAGCTTTCAACGAGTGGATCTAGGCAGCttgttttctttgttcttaTCGACTGCGCCACCTGCTGATGGAGGTGAGGGTTTTGTCAGTCGTAGcacctaaaaaaaatacaaacacaagTTAAGTTTTAATCTAACTCCTCAACTTGGTATTTTCTTACACCCTTAGACGATGCTGGTGCCATTTTATTCagcgttttcgaaaaattctgTGGCAATTTCACTGTCTTCACAGTTCCTGGTTTCATAATTCCCGATGTGCTGGGTTTATCACCGACTTTCTTAGGAGATCTCATTTCATTCATAGTCCTTCGACGTGCCTGACTTGTTGACGGAGCCAGACTTGAATGCTTCGGTGTGGGTGTAGCTGCAACAAACGAATATCTTGACTTTGTTAGACCACTTCGCTTAATTGGCGATGCCTCAATCATTGGCGTTGAACAGGCATTGGGATAGTACTTGGACGGATTGTTTTGTACATTTGGGGTGCTTGTGACTGATTTGAATCTAGTTGCTGTTTCTTCGGTGGGTGAATCTGCATTTGTCATCACGATCATGGGAGCAACCTTTTTCACTGGAATTGTTGCCTTCATTGGGCCATTGGCTTTGAAAATTGATTCTGTTGAttgtttgaatttaagtttCTTGGCATTGAAACTGATACCTGAAGCACCACCAATCGGAGGCTGCTGTTGTTGTGGAGCATTCTGTTGCTTCTCATGATGAGTTTCCAGAGCCATAGATCTTCGTTGAAGGTGGCTTTGTTTTGATGAGGCAGCTTCAAGGTT
This window contains:
- the LOC129946477 gene encoding synaptic vesicle glycoprotein 2B-like isoform X1 produces the protein MAGEDQDLLENTVKVKLLTIQNGQKPEKGVIPFSEALEKTKFGKFNYFLIIIAGLVLANVLLETASIGFILPISQCDLKLTNQDKGILSAIGFAGIILSSHLWGFLADTKGRRKVILPTLLMAFVFTVLSSFSHTFWVLVLLRLVNGFFVSGGSATIYAYLGEFHTDRSRARAMMGSSFIFALGAMILPLIAWLIINQSWTLPISFLGITYKPWRFFMIVCGIPGFLCGLFLIFLPESPKFLLSVGKDKEAIDVLKRMYRWNVGDDTEFELNGLIPEKDTTIRKDEATDKQSNIVTAFLKTMWAQTVPLFEKKYCRITVIICTIQFWMYVTTNGMYMWFPHIANSMVEFMKEHPGNRTLICEVVYAKHASIYKEDGTINCQSSLEDNTFMYSLVMEILYATGFAVIGVIINKVGKIPILFVVLVFFASCGIASIHVDNPSISVYLYVLLFLAGVGINVLGAATVELYPTHLRSMAICISLMFGRLGSVVGANIVGLLLAKNCESTFYISTTALILCGFLAFLIPKEQKQKGDEEAGLED
- the LOC129946477 gene encoding synaptic vesicle glycoprotein 2B-like isoform X2; the encoded protein is MVLTIQNGQKPEKGVIPFSEALEKTKFGKFNYFLIIIAGLVLANVLLETASIGFILPISQCDLKLTNQDKGILSAIGFAGIILSSHLWGFLADTKGRRKVILPTLLMAFVFTVLSSFSHTFWVLVLLRLVNGFFVSGGSATIYAYLGEFHTDRSRARAMMGSSFIFALGAMILPLIAWLIINQSWTLPISFLGITYKPWRFFMIVCGIPGFLCGLFLIFLPESPKFLLSVGKDKEAIDVLKRMYRWNVGDDTEFELNGLIPEKDTTIRKDEATDKQSNIVTAFLKTMWAQTVPLFEKKYCRITVIICTIQFWMYVTTNGMYMWFPHIANSMVEFMKEHPGNRTLICEVVYAKHASIYKEDGTINCQSSLEDNTFMYSLVMEILYATGFAVIGVIINKVGKIPILFVVLVFFASCGIASIHVDNPSISVYLYVLLFLAGVGINVLGAATVELYPTHLRSMAICISLMFGRLGSVVGANIVGLLLAKNCESTFYISTTALILCGFLAFLIPKEQKQKGDEEAGLED